Genomic DNA from Taurinivorans muris:
TCCCTTATAAAATGGGCTTTTTTGAAAGTTTTCTCGCTTATGCGGAACTGTGCAGAAAAGAAAAGCCCATTGTCGTGTGCGGCGATTTCAACATCGCCCATAAGGAAATAGATTTGGCGCGTCCCAAAGACAATATCCATAATACCGGCTTTTTGGAAGAAGAACGCGCGTTTTTGGATAAAATGGTCGCTTCGGGCTATGTGGACACTTTTCGCCACGTGCATGGCGATACGGACGGGGCGTACACATGGTGGTCCTATAAAACGCGGGCGCGGGAAAGGAACATCGGCTGGCGCATCGATTATTTCTTCGTATCAGAAGAACTGAAACCGTTCATTTCGGACGCTTGGATTGAAGATACCGTTTACGGATCCGACCATTGCCCCATAGGGCTTTCCCTTGATTTGCCCGCGGAATGAAAACAAGCAATTTTTGGGTGAAAGTATGGAAAAGCGGAAAAACAAAAAACCCCGAACAATGTTCGGGGTAAATCTGGGGCGAAAGAAGGGACTTGAACCCTCGGCCACCTGGGCCACAACCAGGTGCTCTGCCAACTGAGCTACTTCCGCCGTGAACAATTTTTTTAATCTAAAATTCATCGTCCGTCAAGTTTTTTTATAAACAATTTTTTGGGAGTATATATGGACAGCCTATTAATTTCCGGAGGGGTTCCGCTCAAAGGAACCGTAAAAGCAAGCGGAGCGAAAAACGCCGCACTGCCCATCCTTTTAGGAAGCATTTTATTTGACCATACGGTTATTTTCGATAACGTGCCTCATTTAAGAGACATCCGAACCACTCAAAAGCTTTTGGAAACGCTGGGCTTTGAAACAAATTTCGAAAATAACCGCATGCACGTTTGCCTGAAAAACGAAGTTCTTCCGGAAGCTCCCTATGATTTGGTAAAAACAATGCGCGCTTCCGTGCTGTGTTTGGGACCGCTTTTGGCAAGGCTCGGCAAAGCGAGCGTCGCCTTGCCCGGAGGCTGCGCCATCGGGGCGAGACCTGTGGATTTGCATTTATCCGCCCTTGAGAAAATGGGGGCCGAATTCACGCTTGACGGCGGTTATATTATGGGCAGATGTGAAAAACTGCATGGCGCCCATATTCAATTTGACAAAGTCACCGTCGGCGGAACGGAAAATTTAATGATGGCGGCCTGTTTGGCTGAAGGGGAGACGATTTTGGACAATGCCGCACGCGAACCAGAAATTGTCGACCTCGCCAATTTTTTAAAGAGCTGCGGGGCGAAAATCGAAGGCGCGGGACAAACGCAAATAAAAATTCAAGGCGTGACAAGCCTGAGGCAGGAAACCCCATACAGCATCATGCCCGACAGAATTGAAGCGGGAACGTATTTAATCGCGGCAGCCATGACCAACGGGGAAGTCCGGGTGGAGAATTGCCCTTATAAGGATATGGAAGCCCTTTGCAGCAAATTGGAAGCATGCAATGTCAAGCTTGATTTCGAGGAAAACGCCGTAACGGCGAAACCTCATGGTGAACTGAACGCCGTGGACATCCGCACCGTCCCGCATCCGGGATTTCCTACGGACATGCAGGCGCAGTTCATGGCGATGCTCACGCTGTGCAGAGGGTCAGCCATTGTCGAGGAAACCATTTTTGAAAACCGCTTCATGCATGTCCCGGAACTTGTGCGCATGGGGGCGGATATTCGGGTCACGGGCAATTCCGCCATGGTGCGCGGCGTTCCAAGCCTGACGGGCGCTCCCGTCATGGCAAGCGATTTACGGGCGGGCGCCGCTCTTGTCATTGCGGGGCTTTGCGCGGACGGTGAAACGCGCGTTGACAGAATTTATCATGTCGACCGCGGTTATGAGGGCATGGAAATAAAATTGCAGGAACTTGGCGGCAGAATCAAGCGCGTTGCAACACCGAACTGATTTGCGAAGTCCATACAATTTCACAAAAAAAGCCTCATTATTCTGCCATAGTATGTAAACTTCCCCTTGATATGCCGATTGATATGCCGATTACAGCAGGTCATGTTTCAGCGGCAATTTACATATGATATGGCAGCTATATGATTTTGCATAAAAACTGTCCTCTTTCGGTTTTGCCTGACAAACACATCAAAACATACCGAAGGAGGACGGTTTTGTCTTGAAAGGTTTTTCACTCCGCCCGCTTTGCAGGCGCGGTCTTTCGTGCTGACGCGTCAAAAAAAACTTACATCAACGCTCACAAGCCCTTTTCATTCTTCTTTAGGAAAAAGCAATATCCTTATCGGACAAATTCAACACACGCACCGCATTATCAAACATCACCGCCTGCATGACTTCGGCACGAAGCCCCCACTGTTTGTAATACGCGGTGGCCTGCCGCATATCAACACACGGATAAGCTGTCCCGAACATGAATTTTTCAGGAATCAAATAATTCGCGGCGTCCAGATATTCCCGGTTTCCTGGTACGTTCATCGTGTATAAATCAGGAGCCAAATACACATGTTCGCGATTAAACGCCACATGGCAAATGGCGGAAACAAACGGCCAGCCGCCATGGGCGACAATCAGCTTCAATTTTGGAAAAGCCAAGGCAATCCTTTCAACAATCATAGGGTCGGTATAACTCAAATCCGGGGCGACAAATCCCCCGAAAGAAATGAAAACAGGAATATTTTCAGCCTCGCATTTTTCATAAAACACCGACAAAATTTTATCGTCTGCATACAGGGGAGGACGGCAAAATCCGGTTTCAAACAAAACTCCCCGGCATATGCCTTTATGCACAAACGTATCGATTTCGTCCAAAGCGGCTTTGCCTTCATGCGGGTCAATTCCCGCAATACCGACAAAACGCTTCGGATACGAACGTGTCAATTCTTCCAAATCTTCGTTTTTCATTGCCGTTGATTTGCGGATTAAAACGGCACCTGCACAAATTCCGGCTTCATCCATTTCCTGAATGCATAATTCCATCGAGCGCTGTTTTGCGGATTCGGCAATACGCATTCCGAAACGGGGGGCAAAAACTTCAGGTTCAAAAAGCTCTCTTCCGGAATTTTGAAACATTCCCTCCGCAATGGATTTAAAAGGAGGACGCAAACGCATATCGAAAATTTTCATAAAAACTCCTCAGAGGAAAAATCCGTACACAGCCCCGATAATCGGGAAACCGCAGACAAATAAAACAATAAGCCCCGCAATCACGGCACTGAAACCGGCTTTAAAAGAATTTTTAACCCCGATCCAATCGACATTTGAAAAAAGAATTGCCGCCACCGTGGAAGCCGCAGGCGTCGCATACGCGCATGCCGCGGCAATGACGACCAAAACGGTCAGGGCCAACGGGTTCAATCCCAAAGAACTGCTTACCTGCACGGCAACAGGCACGGCAATAAGCACCAAACTCACATTATGGGTAAGCTGTGTCGCCAAATTAACAATAACGGAAAACAACACAAGAAAAACAAAAACATTCGTATCTTGAAAATACTCATTCATAAGCATGCCGAGCCACTGGGTAATTCCCGCTCCCTCGCTGCTTACGGCGGCGGAAACCGGCAAAGCCGCCGCAGTTATCCAAAACACATGCCAATGAATGCCGGAACGGGCACAAGCATCAAAATCAAGCAAAGGCTTTCCCTCAACTTTTATGAGCGTTAATGCAATAAGAACAATGGCGACGGCTGACAAAAAATTAAAACTGCCGAAAAAACCGGCAATCCCTTTTTCACCGGATAAAAATGTCGGCAAAATCATCAAAAGCATAAAAACAAGCAAAGCGAGAGCGGCGGTTTTTTCATGCAAAGACAGCTTCAATTCACTGCGCATCCGAGCCAGATATTTGTCGGAAAGATTCATCAGCTTGCTCACATCGGGACGGAAAACATATTTCATAACCAAGAAATATGCGGTGACAAACAATATGCAGATAGGAACGGTGACCGCCATAAAGGTTAAATAATCAACCGTATATGCCCCGCCCGTGGCACTTTCCAATGCTCCGATAGCCAAAATGCACACATTTCCCCAAGGCTTGCAACCGAAGGACAAAATAGCGGCAATGGCGGCTCCTGCCAAAACAAAGGCGGGATAGGGCTCGCCTTTCTTGTATCCGACCTCGTCGAAAATGCTGTACATGAGATTCCAAACCAAAAAGACAACCGCATTGCCGTCCACCAAAAAACTGACGACAAACGAACCCAGCAAAACCATGAACGTAAATATCCACGGATGTCCCACCAGCATTTTCCGGCTCAAAAACCAACAAGACATTTTTTTATTCAGACCGCTTTGCTCGCAGTAAGCCGTAAATACCAATACCAACAACATGAAAACCACCAACTGCTGGCTGAAAGCATGAGCGAAAGCGTCCTGAGGGGACGGAAAGAAACCGCAGACCCCCAACATGAAAATGCTGAACATGCTGGGCCAAATGAAGCCTATGAACGTCCAGCCATAAAGCAGACCGAGAAAAATCCCTATGACGGACATACCCATAGGAGGCAGCGCGGAATAAGAAATTTTCCCGATTCCGAACGTCAATAAAAAATATATCAAAGTATGCAGCCAATAATAATTGCGGGAAGTTGCAATTGTCCTGTTCATAATATTTTTCCTTCAAACTTTGCCTTTCGGCAGAAATGTTACAAATTTTTCTATGATTCCTTCGGATTTTCCAACTATTAAGCAGCCGGTTACCGCAGAAAATTTATCTTTGATACGGATGGGAACAATGTGCTCCAAACAGGAGCAGAAAGGCTCCCGTCCATCCAAGAAAATATCATGCAAAAAACCAATGCCCATATTGGAAGCGATAATGTTGTGCCAAAGCGTAAGCGATGTGGTTGCAAGCACGATATTGGGTTTTCCGTATCGGCTTAACATAAAATGCAGCGGCGTCACATTCAGTTCTTCCGCGGCGCCTATGACAAGCGGTTCCCGCAAAATGGAACGCAGGGAAAGCTCGCGGCGCTTCGCCAAGTGTGAATTTTCACTTACACAGGCATGATAATTCCCCTTTTCCAAAGGGATGAAATTCAATCCGTCAAAAGACATGAACCCGGAATCTCCCCCGTTTTCTTCCGCACAGGGCACATTCACCAATCCTACGCGGTATACGCCCTCTTCTTTGGGCTCCAGCAAGCGTTCACGAATGACAGCGGGCGAAGCACCCAGCGTGACAACTTTGATTTCAGGATACCGGTAACAAAAATTTTTAATGATTTCCGTTAATGTTGCCAAATAAAAAAGCGAATTCACATAAATACGCAATTCACCGTAAAAACTCCGCCCGTTATTGTCTTTTGCGGCGATACTTTCCAATAATTCCTCATATTCCGGAATTATTTTCACCGCATAGGCGAAAACTTTTTTTCCTTCCGCTGTCAAGCTCACGCCTTTGCTTGTACGTTTCAGCAAAATCACATTCAGCTCGCGCTCCATATTTTTAATGCACGCGCTCAATGTTTGCTGGGTCATATGCAAAGATGCGCAAGCCAAATTCAAAGATTTATATTTTGCCACCTCAATCAAAACAGCTAATTGCTCCAAACGCATGAAAACCTCCTAACAACCCGGAAACCGTATACCGAAAAACGCGAGAAGCACGGTTTGCCCAAATCATAACCGCAAAAAACGGCAAGCGTTTTTTTCCATGACATACGGTAAAAATTCTTCCTTTATGCCGCAAGTCTTATAGTGCCGTTCAGCATCTTTAATGGAAATTATCGGTGCGGCAGAAGCGAAAATCATTCTATCGTACAATATTCCGTTTGCCGCGGCAATATAATCGGCGCTTCCCGGAGCATTGAGCATATACATGTCAGGTGCAAGGTAAATATTTCCGCGGTTGAAAGCCAGTTGGCAAAACTCCGTCACAAAAGGCCAGCCTCCATGGGACAATGCGATTTGCATTTCAGGAAATTCCTTGGCGACCGTGTCTATCGCAAAAGGCGAATATAAATCAAGCTTAGGCGTGAAAATACCGCCAAACGTAAACACAACGGGTATTTTCTCCGCTTGGCATTTTTCATAAAGAGGAAAAACGCGTTCATCGTCCGCATGCCATGGTTCGGGATCGAAAGCCGGCTCCAAGGCTATTCCGGCACAAGGACCGTCTATGACATACTGCCGCAATTCATTAAATGCCTGCTCCATTCCCATGAAAGGAGCGATTCCGGCAAGTCCTATAAATCGGGAGGACCAATTTTTCAAAAGAAACAGCAAATCTTCATTGTTCCCCCCGCAGCCCTTGCGGATGGGAACGACCGCACGGGAAATCCCGCATTCATCCATTTCCCGTATCAAAGCTTCCATGGAAAAAGTGGCGGCGCAAGGAGATATTTTTGCATTGAAGCGAGCCGCCCTTTGGGATACGTCCGCAATATTATTATAGAACTCCGCGTTTCTATAACTTGCTATCGGCGGACGCACCCTGAAATCTATGCTCATTTTAACCTTCCTCCTGCAATGGATTAAAGCAAAATAAAAATTTTTCACTTTAT
This window encodes:
- a CDS encoding amidohydrolase family protein, giving the protein MSIDFRVRPPIASYRNAEFYNNIADVSQRAARFNAKISPCAATFSMEALIREMDECGISRAVVPIRKGCGGNNEDLLFLLKNWSSRFIGLAGIAPFMGMEQAFNELRQYVIDGPCAGIALEPAFDPEPWHADDERVFPLYEKCQAEKIPVVFTFGGIFTPKLDLYSPFAIDTVAKEFPEMQIALSHGGWPFVTEFCQLAFNRGNIYLAPDMYMLNAPGSADYIAAANGILYDRMIFASAAPIISIKDAERHYKTCGIKEEFLPYVMEKNACRFLRL
- a CDS encoding amidohydrolase family protein, whose protein sequence is MKIFDMRLRPPFKSIAEGMFQNSGRELFEPEVFAPRFGMRIAESAKQRSMELCIQEMDEAGICAGAVLIRKSTAMKNEDLEELTRSYPKRFVGIAGIDPHEGKAALDEIDTFVHKGICRGVLFETGFCRPPLYADDKILSVFYEKCEAENIPVFISFGGFVAPDLSYTDPMIVERIALAFPKLKLIVAHGGWPFVSAICHVAFNREHVYLAPDLYTMNVPGNREYLDAANYLIPEKFMFGTAYPCVDMRQATAYYKQWGLRAEVMQAVMFDNAVRVLNLSDKDIAFS
- a CDS encoding LysR family transcriptional regulator; translated protein: MRLEQLAVLIEVAKYKSLNLACASLHMTQQTLSACIKNMERELNVILLKRTSKGVSLTAEGKKVFAYAVKIIPEYEELLESIAAKDNNGRSFYGELRIYVNSLFYLATLTEIIKNFCYRYPEIKVVTLGASPAVIRERLLEPKEEGVYRVGLVNVPCAEENGGDSGFMSFDGLNFIPLEKGNYHACVSENSHLAKRRELSLRSILREPLVIGAAEELNVTPLHFMLSRYGKPNIVLATTSLTLWHNIIASNMGIGFLHDIFLDGREPFCSCLEHIVPIRIKDKFSAVTGCLIVGKSEGIIEKFVTFLPKGKV
- the murA gene encoding UDP-N-acetylglucosamine 1-carboxyvinyltransferase, which gives rise to MDSLLISGGVPLKGTVKASGAKNAALPILLGSILFDHTVIFDNVPHLRDIRTTQKLLETLGFETNFENNRMHVCLKNEVLPEAPYDLVKTMRASVLCLGPLLARLGKASVALPGGCAIGARPVDLHLSALEKMGAEFTLDGGYIMGRCEKLHGAHIQFDKVTVGGTENLMMAACLAEGETILDNAAREPEIVDLANFLKSCGAKIEGAGQTQIKIQGVTSLRQETPYSIMPDRIEAGTYLIAAAMTNGEVRVENCPYKDMEALCSKLEACNVKLDFEENAVTAKPHGELNAVDIRTVPHPGFPTDMQAQFMAMLTLCRGSAIVEETIFENRFMHVPELVRMGADIRVTGNSAMVRGVPSLTGAPVMASDLRAGAALVIAGLCADGETRVDRIYHVDRGYEGMEIKLQELGGRIKRVATPN
- a CDS encoding exodeoxyribonuclease III — translated: MIRFQSWNVNGFRSVRKKEEWAWFECENSADIVGIQETKAHEEQIPAEDKSPLQRKSYWANSLVKKGYSGVAVFTRLQPLKVEIELPDPAYQGEGRIVHLEFPHFHYFNGYFPNGGEELSKGVFKRVPYKMGFFESFLAYAELCRKEKPIVVCGDFNIAHKEIDLARPKDNIHNTGFLEEERAFLDKMVASGYVDTFRHVHGDTDGAYTWWSYKTRARERNIGWRIDYFFVSEELKPFISDAWIEDTVYGSDHCPIGLSLDLPAE
- a CDS encoding SLC13 family permease — translated: MNRTIATSRNYYWLHTLIYFLLTFGIGKISYSALPPMGMSVIGIFLGLLYGWTFIGFIWPSMFSIFMLGVCGFFPSPQDAFAHAFSQQLVVFMLLVLVFTAYCEQSGLNKKMSCWFLSRKMLVGHPWIFTFMVLLGSFVVSFLVDGNAVVFLVWNLMYSIFDEVGYKKGEPYPAFVLAGAAIAAILSFGCKPWGNVCILAIGALESATGGAYTVDYLTFMAVTVPICILFVTAYFLVMKYVFRPDVSKLMNLSDKYLARMRSELKLSLHEKTAALALLVFMLLMILPTFLSGEKGIAGFFGSFNFLSAVAIVLIALTLIKVEGKPLLDFDACARSGIHWHVFWITAAALPVSAAVSSEGAGITQWLGMLMNEYFQDTNVFVFLVLFSVIVNLATQLTHNVSLVLIAVPVAVQVSSSLGLNPLALTVLVVIAAACAYATPAASTVAAILFSNVDWIGVKNSFKAGFSAVIAGLIVLFVCGFPIIGAVYGFFL